From a region of the Salvelinus alpinus chromosome 2, SLU_Salpinus.1, whole genome shotgun sequence genome:
- the LOC139567164 gene encoding uncharacterized protein: MYQEIYDDKYGIFSVDSDSDCETYGIPARVPAAPQRKQQNSRSCYSQHGRKKAPTLPTVEPSPTEMESDNKGVDGTVWVKQPVGNATGRLLTQNDTRVESGPTPYAKDRIDGAYSSFHCLCDMEMLQRIRDCTVAEAHRAQGKNTTWDLSVEELEAFIAVLYVRGLYGNRQASLDGYWSCLKSDFFRDTMPMDRFTEIMRYLRFDTREIRRPRTNSNKFAVVSEVWNAFVRNCVACYKPGLNITVEEQRFLTSGEVIKFSLTADVDSKYVLNVIPHVVPYSWEDESQKPENVALKLVEPYLGAGRNVTTDKFCTSLPLANKLIANNTNLVGAVSHCGRELPPVMRNQAQTKLYSTTVLKHDKATLTVYRSNPRKNVCILSTMHPTVAIGSDRTREPETVTFYNSNRVDVNRMTRERTVEVVTGLEKGGSHRWPLAVFFNLLDLAAINAYVLFTQCTAKTVPRRDFVMDLAFELREKHMRASAGASPPTHPGHSL; the protein is encoded by the exons ATGTATCAAGAGATCTATGATGATAAATATGGCATTTTTTCAGTAGATTCCGATTCTGACTGTGAGACGTATGGGATCCCTGCCAGGGTGCCAGCGGCACCACAACGCAAGCAGCAAAACTCCCGCAGTTGCTACAGTCAACATGGGCGCAAAAAAGCCCCTACGTTGCCCACTGTGGAGCCGTCACCAACTGAGATGGAGAGCGATAACAAGGGGGTGGACGGCACAGTTTGGGTGAAACAGCCTGTTGGTAACGCCACGGGTCGATTATTAACACAGAACGACACCAGAGTGGAATCAGGCCCTACACCATATGCAAAAGACAGAATCGACGGTGCCTACTCCAGCTTTCATTGTTTGTGTGACATGGAGATGTTGCAGCGCATCAGGGACTGTACTGTGGCTGAGGCGCACCGGGCGCAAGGAAAAAACACAACATGGGACTTGTCTGTGGAGGAATTGGAAGCATTCATTGCGGTCCTGTATGTCCGTGGGCTATACGGCAATAGACAAGCGTCTTTGGATGGCTACTGGTcatgtttaaaatcagatttcttTCGAGACACAATGCCAATGGACCGCTTCACAGAAATCATGCGGTACCTGCGTTTTGACACAAGAGAGATCAGACGCCCCCGGACAAATTCTAACAAATTCGCCGTGGTCTCAGAAGTTTGGAACGCGTTTGTACGGAACTGCGTTGCATGTTACAAGCCAGGGTTGAACATCACTGTTGAGGAGCAACGGTTCCTTACAAGTGGGGAGGTCATCAAGTTTTCGTTGACCGCTGACGTAGACAGCAAGTACGTGCTAAATGTCATTCCTCATGTCGTTCCTTATTCGTGGGAAGATGAATCTCAGAAGCCTGAAAatgtggcattgaagcttgtgGAACCTTACCTCGGTGCGGGGAGAAATGTCACTACGGACAAGTTCTGCACATCCCTGCCATTAGCAAATAAGTTGATTGCCAACAATACCAACTTGGTCGGGGCCGTGAGTCATTGCGGACGAGAGCTGCCTCCCGTGATGCGTAATCAGGCACAGACAAAGCTATACTCCACTACCGTGCTAAAGCATGACAAAGCAACCCTTACGGTTTACAGAAGTAACCCAAGAAAGAACGTCTGTATTCTGAGCACTATGCACCCGACTGTCGCCATCGGGAGCGACCGAACGAGAGAACCGGAGACCGTGACGTTCTATAATAGCAACAGG GTTGACGTAAATAGGATGACAAGAGAGCGTACGGTGGAGGTTGTGACAGGGTTGGAGAAAGGAGGTTCACACCGCTGGCCCCTTGCGGTATTCTTCAACCTTCTTGACCTGGCTGCAATCAACGCATATGTTTTGTTCACGCAATGCACCGCTAAGACAGTGCCAAGGAGAGATTTCGTCATGGATCTGGCATTCGAGCTTCGCGAGAAGCACATGAGGGCCAGTGCCGGTGCCTCccctcccacccatccaggacacaGTCTGTGA